One segment of Dryobates pubescens isolate bDryPub1 chromosome 23, bDryPub1.pri, whole genome shotgun sequence DNA contains the following:
- the ADD1 gene encoding alpha-adducin isoform X3 encodes MNGDSGVGVVTSPPPTTAPHKERYFDRVDENNPDYLRERNMAPDLRQDFNMMEQKKRVSMILQSPAFCEELESMIQEQFKKGKNPTGLLALQQIADFMTTNVPNVYPAAPQGGMAALNMSLGMVTPVNDLRGSDSIAYEKGEKLLRCKLAAFYRLADLFGWSQLIYNHITARVNSEQEHFLIVPFGLLYSEVTASSLVKINIQGDVVDRGSTNLGVNQAGFTLHSAIYAARPDVKCIVHIHTPAGAAVSAMKCGLLPISPEALSLGEVAYHDYHGILVDDEEKVVIQKNLGPKSKVLILRNHGLVSVGETVEEAFYYIHNLVLACEIQVRTLASAGGPDNLVLLDPGKYKAKSRSPESPAGEGTVSHPKWQIGEQEFEALMRMLDNLGYRTGYPYRCPALREKSKKYSDVEIPASVTGYSFTSDGDSGTCSPLRHSFQKQQREKTRWLNSGRGDDASEEGQNGSSPKSKTKWTKEDGHRTATSAVPNLFVPLNTNPKEVQEMRNKIREQNLQDIKTAGPQSQVLSGVVVDRSLVQRVTVYKDAPLSDCTESIEGLDPTEQAFSPAKSLSVRKGELVTASKAIIEKEYQPKVIVSTTGPNPFNKLTDRELEEYRKEVERKQKGPEEPSEDGRQQKERSPLDPASARTPPSTPIKLEEETQQDQTYKDDSDAATFKQTLPDLTPDEPSEALSFPPLGKEEGRCDEDVSKSQTESAAVENKEPQPPPAEEPATPTAEEGTAADAGSDESPGKSPSKKKKKFRTPSFLKKSKKKSDS; translated from the exons ATGAATGGTGATTCTGGTGTGGgggtggtgacttcaccacctccaacAACAGCCCCTCATAAAGAGAGGTACTTTGATCGAGTTGATGAAAATAATCCAGATTATTTGAGAGAGAGGAACATGGCACCTGACCTTCGCCAGGATTTTAACATGATGGAACAGAAGAAGAGGGTCTCCATGATTCTTCAAAGCCca gctttttgtgaagaactggaATCTATGATCCAGGAACAATTTAAGAAAGGGAAGAACCCAACAGGTTTattggctctgcagcagattgCAGATTTCATGACCACAAACGTACCCAACGTCTACCCTGCGGCACCACAAGGCGGAATGGCTGCATTAAACATGA gccTTGGCATGGTGACACCAGTGAATGATCTAAGAGGATCAGATTCCATTGCTTATGAAAAAGGGGAGAAGTTGCTACGGTGTAAATTGGCAGCCTTCTACAGATTAGCAGATCTCTTTGGCTGGTCTCAGCTTATTTACAATCATATAACA GCCAGAGTAAATTCTGAGCAGGAGCACTTCCTCATCGTACCTTTTGGACTCCTCTATAGTGAAGTTACTGCATCTAGTTTG GTTAAAATCAATATCCAGGGTGATGTAGTTGATCGTGGAAGCACTAACCTGGGTGTGAACCAAGCTGGCTTTACTTTGCACTCAGCCATCTACGCGGCCCGGCCTGATGTGAAGTGCATTGTCCACATTCACACACCAGCAGGGGCAGCG GTTTCTGCAATGAAGTGTGGTCTCTTGCCAATTTCCCCTGAAGCACTTTCTCTAGGGGAAGTAGCTTACCATGACTACCATGGGATTTTAGTGGATGATGAAGAGAAGGTGGTTATTCAGAAAAACTTGGGGCCTAAAAGCAAG GTCCTTATTCTGAGAAACCATGGCTTGGTATCAGTTGGAGAGACTGTTGAGGAGGCTTTCTACTATATTCATAACCTAGTGCTTGCCTGTGAGATTCAA GTACGCACGCTGGCCAGTGCAGGTGGACCTGACAACTTAGTGCTTTTAGACCCTGGGAAGTATAAAGCCAAGTCTCGTTCCCCTGAGTCTCCAGCAGGTGAGGGTACTGTGTCCCACCCAAAGTGGCAGATTGGTGAACAGGAATTTGAAGCTCTTATGCGAATGCTCGATAACCTG gGCTACAGAACCGGCTACCCCTACCGATGCCCTGCTCTGAGAGAGAAATCTAAAAAGTACAGCGATGTTGAGATCCCAGCTAGTGTCACAGGTTACTCCTTCACTAGTGATGGCGACTCAGGCACTTGCTCCCCCCTCAGACACAGTTTTCAGAAACAGCAGCGAGAGAAGACAAGGTGGCTGAACTCTGGCCGAGGGGATGATGCTTCTGAAGAAGGGCAGAacggcagcagccccaagtcgAAGACTAAG TGGACTAAAGAGGATGGACATAGAACTGCCACCTCTGCTGTCCCTAACCTGTTTGTTCCATTGAACACCAATCCAAAGGAGGTCCAAGAAATGAGGAACAAG ATCCGAGAGCAAAACCTACAAGACATTAAAACTGCTGGCCCTCAATCACAGGTTCTATCTGGGGTAGTTGTGGACAGGAGTCTTGTACAG AGAGTAACAGTTTATAAG GATGCTCCCCTCTCAGACTGTACGGAATCTATTGAAGGGCTCGATCCCACAGAGCAGGCCTTTAGTCCAGCTAAATCTCTGTCTGTTAGAAAG GGGGAGCTGGTGACTGCGTCGAAGGCAATCATAGAGAAGGAATATCAACCCAAAGTCATCGTCAGCACCACAGGGCCCAACCCCTTCAACAAGCTCACCGACCGAGAGCTGGAGGAGTACCGCAAGGAAGtagaaagaaagcagaagggaCCAGAAG AACCTTCAGAAGATGGCAggcaacagaaagagagaagtcCCCTTGACCCCGCTTCAGCTCGCACTCCTCCCAGCACGCCGATTAAGCTGGAGGAAG AGACACAGCAGGACCAGACCTACAAAGATGACAGTGATGCTGCAACTTTCAAGCAAACCCTCCCAGATCTCACCCCCGATGAGCCTTCAGAAGCACTCAGCTTCCCTCCCttaggaaaggaggaagggagatgtGATGAAGATGTGTCCAAAAGCCAAACAGAATCAGCTGCAGTGGAAAACAAGGAACCCCAGCCTCCTCCCGCTGAGGAGCCAGCAACCCCCAcagctgaggaggggacagcagctgaTGCAGGTAGCGATGAATCTCCAGGGAAGTCCCcatccaaaaagaaaaagaagtttcgcactccttccttcctgaagaagagcaaaaaGAAGAGTGACTCCTAA
- the ADD1 gene encoding alpha-adducin isoform X4: MNGDSGVGVVTSPPPTTAPHKERYFDRVDENNPDYLRERNMAPDLRQDFNMMEQKKRVSMILQSPAFCEELESMIQEQFKKGKNPTGLLALQQIADFMTTNVPNVYPAAPQGGMAALNMSLGMVTPVNDLRGSDSIAYEKGEKLLRCKLAAFYRLADLFGWSQLIYNHITARVNSEQEHFLIVPFGLLYSEVTASSLVKINIQGDVVDRGSTNLGVNQAGFTLHSAIYAARPDVKCIVHIHTPAGAAVSAMKCGLLPISPEALSLGEVAYHDYHGILVDDEEKVVIQKNLGPKSKVLILRNHGLVSVGETVEEAFYYIHNLVLACEIQVRTLASAGGPDNLVLLDPGKYKAKSRSPESPAGEGTVSHPKWQIGEQEFEALMRMLDNLGYRTGYPYRCPALREKSKKYSDVEIPASVTGYSFTSDGDSGTCSPLRHSFQKQQREKTRWLNSGRGDDASEEGQNGSSPKSKTKVWTNITHDHVKPLLQSLSSGVCVPSCITNCLWTKEDGHRTATSAVPNLFVPLNTNPKEVQEMRNKIREQNLQDIKTAGPQSQVLSGVVVDRSLVQGELVTASKAIIEKEYQPKVIVSTTGPNPFNKLTDRELEEYRKEVERKQKGPEEPSEDGRQQKERSPLDPASARTPPSTPIKLEEETQQDQTYKDDSDAATFKQTLPDLTPDEPSEALSFPPLGKEEGRCDEDVSKSQTESAAVENKEPQPPPAEEPATPTAEEGTAADAGSDESPGKSPSKKKKKFRTPSFLKKSKKKSDS, from the exons ATGAATGGTGATTCTGGTGTGGgggtggtgacttcaccacctccaacAACAGCCCCTCATAAAGAGAGGTACTTTGATCGAGTTGATGAAAATAATCCAGATTATTTGAGAGAGAGGAACATGGCACCTGACCTTCGCCAGGATTTTAACATGATGGAACAGAAGAAGAGGGTCTCCATGATTCTTCAAAGCCca gctttttgtgaagaactggaATCTATGATCCAGGAACAATTTAAGAAAGGGAAGAACCCAACAGGTTTattggctctgcagcagattgCAGATTTCATGACCACAAACGTACCCAACGTCTACCCTGCGGCACCACAAGGCGGAATGGCTGCATTAAACATGA gccTTGGCATGGTGACACCAGTGAATGATCTAAGAGGATCAGATTCCATTGCTTATGAAAAAGGGGAGAAGTTGCTACGGTGTAAATTGGCAGCCTTCTACAGATTAGCAGATCTCTTTGGCTGGTCTCAGCTTATTTACAATCATATAACA GCCAGAGTAAATTCTGAGCAGGAGCACTTCCTCATCGTACCTTTTGGACTCCTCTATAGTGAAGTTACTGCATCTAGTTTG GTTAAAATCAATATCCAGGGTGATGTAGTTGATCGTGGAAGCACTAACCTGGGTGTGAACCAAGCTGGCTTTACTTTGCACTCAGCCATCTACGCGGCCCGGCCTGATGTGAAGTGCATTGTCCACATTCACACACCAGCAGGGGCAGCG GTTTCTGCAATGAAGTGTGGTCTCTTGCCAATTTCCCCTGAAGCACTTTCTCTAGGGGAAGTAGCTTACCATGACTACCATGGGATTTTAGTGGATGATGAAGAGAAGGTGGTTATTCAGAAAAACTTGGGGCCTAAAAGCAAG GTCCTTATTCTGAGAAACCATGGCTTGGTATCAGTTGGAGAGACTGTTGAGGAGGCTTTCTACTATATTCATAACCTAGTGCTTGCCTGTGAGATTCAA GTACGCACGCTGGCCAGTGCAGGTGGACCTGACAACTTAGTGCTTTTAGACCCTGGGAAGTATAAAGCCAAGTCTCGTTCCCCTGAGTCTCCAGCAGGTGAGGGTACTGTGTCCCACCCAAAGTGGCAGATTGGTGAACAGGAATTTGAAGCTCTTATGCGAATGCTCGATAACCTG gGCTACAGAACCGGCTACCCCTACCGATGCCCTGCTCTGAGAGAGAAATCTAAAAAGTACAGCGATGTTGAGATCCCAGCTAGTGTCACAGGTTACTCCTTCACTAGTGATGGCGACTCAGGCACTTGCTCCCCCCTCAGACACAGTTTTCAGAAACAGCAGCGAGAGAAGACAAGGTGGCTGAACTCTGGCCGAGGGGATGATGCTTCTGAAGAAGGGCAGAacggcagcagccccaagtcgAAGACTAAGGTGTGGACGAACATTACACACGATCACGTGAAACCCTTGCTGCAGTCTCTCTCGTCCGGTGTCTGCGTGCCAAGCTGTATTACCAACTGCTTG TGGACTAAAGAGGATGGACATAGAACTGCCACCTCTGCTGTCCCTAACCTGTTTGTTCCATTGAACACCAATCCAAAGGAGGTCCAAGAAATGAGGAACAAG ATCCGAGAGCAAAACCTACAAGACATTAAAACTGCTGGCCCTCAATCACAGGTTCTATCTGGGGTAGTTGTGGACAGGAGTCTTGTACAG GGGGAGCTGGTGACTGCGTCGAAGGCAATCATAGAGAAGGAATATCAACCCAAAGTCATCGTCAGCACCACAGGGCCCAACCCCTTCAACAAGCTCACCGACCGAGAGCTGGAGGAGTACCGCAAGGAAGtagaaagaaagcagaagggaCCAGAAG AACCTTCAGAAGATGGCAggcaacagaaagagagaagtcCCCTTGACCCCGCTTCAGCTCGCACTCCTCCCAGCACGCCGATTAAGCTGGAGGAAG AGACACAGCAGGACCAGACCTACAAAGATGACAGTGATGCTGCAACTTTCAAGCAAACCCTCCCAGATCTCACCCCCGATGAGCCTTCAGAAGCACTCAGCTTCCCTCCCttaggaaaggaggaagggagatgtGATGAAGATGTGTCCAAAAGCCAAACAGAATCAGCTGCAGTGGAAAACAAGGAACCCCAGCCTCCTCCCGCTGAGGAGCCAGCAACCCCCAcagctgaggaggggacagcagctgaTGCAGGTAGCGATGAATCTCCAGGGAAGTCCCcatccaaaaagaaaaagaagtttcgcactccttccttcctgaagaagagcaaaaaGAAGAGTGACTCCTAA
- the ADD1 gene encoding alpha-adducin isoform X1: MNGDSGVGVVTSPPPTTAPHKERYFDRVDENNPDYLRERNMAPDLRQDFNMMEQKKRVSMILQSPAFCEELESMIQEQFKKGKNPTGLLALQQIADFMTTNVPNVYPAAPQGGMAALNMSLGMVTPVNDLRGSDSIAYEKGEKLLRCKLAAFYRLADLFGWSQLIYNHITARVNSEQEHFLIVPFGLLYSEVTASSLVKINIQGDVVDRGSTNLGVNQAGFTLHSAIYAARPDVKCIVHIHTPAGAAVSAMKCGLLPISPEALSLGEVAYHDYHGILVDDEEKVVIQKNLGPKSKVLILRNHGLVSVGETVEEAFYYIHNLVLACEIQVRTLASAGGPDNLVLLDPGKYKAKSRSPESPAGEGTVSHPKWQIGEQEFEALMRMLDNLGYRTGYPYRCPALREKSKKYSDVEIPASVTGYSFTSDGDSGTCSPLRHSFQKQQREKTRWLNSGRGDDASEEGQNGSSPKSKTKVWTNITHDHVKPLLQSLSSGVCVPSCITNCLWTKEDGHRTATSAVPNLFVPLNTNPKEVQEMRNKIREQNLQDIKTAGPQSQVLSGVVVDRSLVQRVTVYKDAPLSDCTESIEGLDPTEQAFSPAKSLSVRKGELVTASKAIIEKEYQPKVIVSTTGPNPFNKLTDRELEEYRKEVERKQKGPEEPSEDGRQQKERSPLDPASARTPPSTPIKLEEETQQDQTYKDDSDAATFKQTLPDLTPDEPSEALSFPPLGKEEGRCDEDVSKSQTESAAVENKEPQPPPAEEPATPTAEEGTAADAGSDESPGKSPSKKKKKFRTPSFLKKSKKKSDS; this comes from the exons ATGAATGGTGATTCTGGTGTGGgggtggtgacttcaccacctccaacAACAGCCCCTCATAAAGAGAGGTACTTTGATCGAGTTGATGAAAATAATCCAGATTATTTGAGAGAGAGGAACATGGCACCTGACCTTCGCCAGGATTTTAACATGATGGAACAGAAGAAGAGGGTCTCCATGATTCTTCAAAGCCca gctttttgtgaagaactggaATCTATGATCCAGGAACAATTTAAGAAAGGGAAGAACCCAACAGGTTTattggctctgcagcagattgCAGATTTCATGACCACAAACGTACCCAACGTCTACCCTGCGGCACCACAAGGCGGAATGGCTGCATTAAACATGA gccTTGGCATGGTGACACCAGTGAATGATCTAAGAGGATCAGATTCCATTGCTTATGAAAAAGGGGAGAAGTTGCTACGGTGTAAATTGGCAGCCTTCTACAGATTAGCAGATCTCTTTGGCTGGTCTCAGCTTATTTACAATCATATAACA GCCAGAGTAAATTCTGAGCAGGAGCACTTCCTCATCGTACCTTTTGGACTCCTCTATAGTGAAGTTACTGCATCTAGTTTG GTTAAAATCAATATCCAGGGTGATGTAGTTGATCGTGGAAGCACTAACCTGGGTGTGAACCAAGCTGGCTTTACTTTGCACTCAGCCATCTACGCGGCCCGGCCTGATGTGAAGTGCATTGTCCACATTCACACACCAGCAGGGGCAGCG GTTTCTGCAATGAAGTGTGGTCTCTTGCCAATTTCCCCTGAAGCACTTTCTCTAGGGGAAGTAGCTTACCATGACTACCATGGGATTTTAGTGGATGATGAAGAGAAGGTGGTTATTCAGAAAAACTTGGGGCCTAAAAGCAAG GTCCTTATTCTGAGAAACCATGGCTTGGTATCAGTTGGAGAGACTGTTGAGGAGGCTTTCTACTATATTCATAACCTAGTGCTTGCCTGTGAGATTCAA GTACGCACGCTGGCCAGTGCAGGTGGACCTGACAACTTAGTGCTTTTAGACCCTGGGAAGTATAAAGCCAAGTCTCGTTCCCCTGAGTCTCCAGCAGGTGAGGGTACTGTGTCCCACCCAAAGTGGCAGATTGGTGAACAGGAATTTGAAGCTCTTATGCGAATGCTCGATAACCTG gGCTACAGAACCGGCTACCCCTACCGATGCCCTGCTCTGAGAGAGAAATCTAAAAAGTACAGCGATGTTGAGATCCCAGCTAGTGTCACAGGTTACTCCTTCACTAGTGATGGCGACTCAGGCACTTGCTCCCCCCTCAGACACAGTTTTCAGAAACAGCAGCGAGAGAAGACAAGGTGGCTGAACTCTGGCCGAGGGGATGATGCTTCTGAAGAAGGGCAGAacggcagcagccccaagtcgAAGACTAAGGTGTGGACGAACATTACACACGATCACGTGAAACCCTTGCTGCAGTCTCTCTCGTCCGGTGTCTGCGTGCCAAGCTGTATTACCAACTGCTTG TGGACTAAAGAGGATGGACATAGAACTGCCACCTCTGCTGTCCCTAACCTGTTTGTTCCATTGAACACCAATCCAAAGGAGGTCCAAGAAATGAGGAACAAG ATCCGAGAGCAAAACCTACAAGACATTAAAACTGCTGGCCCTCAATCACAGGTTCTATCTGGGGTAGTTGTGGACAGGAGTCTTGTACAG AGAGTAACAGTTTATAAG GATGCTCCCCTCTCAGACTGTACGGAATCTATTGAAGGGCTCGATCCCACAGAGCAGGCCTTTAGTCCAGCTAAATCTCTGTCTGTTAGAAAG GGGGAGCTGGTGACTGCGTCGAAGGCAATCATAGAGAAGGAATATCAACCCAAAGTCATCGTCAGCACCACAGGGCCCAACCCCTTCAACAAGCTCACCGACCGAGAGCTGGAGGAGTACCGCAAGGAAGtagaaagaaagcagaagggaCCAGAAG AACCTTCAGAAGATGGCAggcaacagaaagagagaagtcCCCTTGACCCCGCTTCAGCTCGCACTCCTCCCAGCACGCCGATTAAGCTGGAGGAAG AGACACAGCAGGACCAGACCTACAAAGATGACAGTGATGCTGCAACTTTCAAGCAAACCCTCCCAGATCTCACCCCCGATGAGCCTTCAGAAGCACTCAGCTTCCCTCCCttaggaaaggaggaagggagatgtGATGAAGATGTGTCCAAAAGCCAAACAGAATCAGCTGCAGTGGAAAACAAGGAACCCCAGCCTCCTCCCGCTGAGGAGCCAGCAACCCCCAcagctgaggaggggacagcagctgaTGCAGGTAGCGATGAATCTCCAGGGAAGTCCCcatccaaaaagaaaaagaagtttcgcactccttccttcctgaagaagagcaaaaaGAAGAGTGACTCCTAA
- the ADD1 gene encoding alpha-adducin isoform X6, which yields MNGDSGVGVVTSPPPTTAPHKERYFDRVDENNPDYLRERNMAPDLRQDFNMMEQKKRVSMILQSPAFCEELESMIQEQFKKGKNPTGLLALQQIADFMTTNVPNVYPAAPQGGMAALNMSLGMVTPVNDLRGSDSIAYEKGEKLLRCKLAAFYRLADLFGWSQLIYNHITARVNSEQEHFLIVPFGLLYSEVTASSLVKINIQGDVVDRGSTNLGVNQAGFTLHSAIYAARPDVKCIVHIHTPAGAAVSAMKCGLLPISPEALSLGEVAYHDYHGILVDDEEKVVIQKNLGPKSKVLILRNHGLVSVGETVEEAFYYIHNLVLACEIQVRTLASAGGPDNLVLLDPGKYKAKSRSPESPAGEGTVSHPKWQIGEQEFEALMRMLDNLGYRTGYPYRCPALREKSKKYSDVEIPASVTGYSFTSDGDSGTCSPLRHSFQKQQREKTRWLNSGRGDDASEEGQNGSSPKSKTKWTKEDGHRTATSAVPNLFVPLNTNPKEVQEMRNKIREQNLQDIKTAGPQSQVLSGVVVDRSLVQGELVTASKAIIEKEYQPKVIVSTTGPNPFNKLTDRELEEYRKEVERKQKGPEEPSEDGRQQKERSPLDPASARTPPSTPIKLEEETQQDQTYKDDSDAATFKQTLPDLTPDEPSEALSFPPLGKEEGRCDEDVSKSQTESAAVENKEPQPPPAEEPATPTAEEGTAADAGSDESPGKSPSKKKKKFRTPSFLKKSKKKSDS from the exons ATGAATGGTGATTCTGGTGTGGgggtggtgacttcaccacctccaacAACAGCCCCTCATAAAGAGAGGTACTTTGATCGAGTTGATGAAAATAATCCAGATTATTTGAGAGAGAGGAACATGGCACCTGACCTTCGCCAGGATTTTAACATGATGGAACAGAAGAAGAGGGTCTCCATGATTCTTCAAAGCCca gctttttgtgaagaactggaATCTATGATCCAGGAACAATTTAAGAAAGGGAAGAACCCAACAGGTTTattggctctgcagcagattgCAGATTTCATGACCACAAACGTACCCAACGTCTACCCTGCGGCACCACAAGGCGGAATGGCTGCATTAAACATGA gccTTGGCATGGTGACACCAGTGAATGATCTAAGAGGATCAGATTCCATTGCTTATGAAAAAGGGGAGAAGTTGCTACGGTGTAAATTGGCAGCCTTCTACAGATTAGCAGATCTCTTTGGCTGGTCTCAGCTTATTTACAATCATATAACA GCCAGAGTAAATTCTGAGCAGGAGCACTTCCTCATCGTACCTTTTGGACTCCTCTATAGTGAAGTTACTGCATCTAGTTTG GTTAAAATCAATATCCAGGGTGATGTAGTTGATCGTGGAAGCACTAACCTGGGTGTGAACCAAGCTGGCTTTACTTTGCACTCAGCCATCTACGCGGCCCGGCCTGATGTGAAGTGCATTGTCCACATTCACACACCAGCAGGGGCAGCG GTTTCTGCAATGAAGTGTGGTCTCTTGCCAATTTCCCCTGAAGCACTTTCTCTAGGGGAAGTAGCTTACCATGACTACCATGGGATTTTAGTGGATGATGAAGAGAAGGTGGTTATTCAGAAAAACTTGGGGCCTAAAAGCAAG GTCCTTATTCTGAGAAACCATGGCTTGGTATCAGTTGGAGAGACTGTTGAGGAGGCTTTCTACTATATTCATAACCTAGTGCTTGCCTGTGAGATTCAA GTACGCACGCTGGCCAGTGCAGGTGGACCTGACAACTTAGTGCTTTTAGACCCTGGGAAGTATAAAGCCAAGTCTCGTTCCCCTGAGTCTCCAGCAGGTGAGGGTACTGTGTCCCACCCAAAGTGGCAGATTGGTGAACAGGAATTTGAAGCTCTTATGCGAATGCTCGATAACCTG gGCTACAGAACCGGCTACCCCTACCGATGCCCTGCTCTGAGAGAGAAATCTAAAAAGTACAGCGATGTTGAGATCCCAGCTAGTGTCACAGGTTACTCCTTCACTAGTGATGGCGACTCAGGCACTTGCTCCCCCCTCAGACACAGTTTTCAGAAACAGCAGCGAGAGAAGACAAGGTGGCTGAACTCTGGCCGAGGGGATGATGCTTCTGAAGAAGGGCAGAacggcagcagccccaagtcgAAGACTAAG TGGACTAAAGAGGATGGACATAGAACTGCCACCTCTGCTGTCCCTAACCTGTTTGTTCCATTGAACACCAATCCAAAGGAGGTCCAAGAAATGAGGAACAAG ATCCGAGAGCAAAACCTACAAGACATTAAAACTGCTGGCCCTCAATCACAGGTTCTATCTGGGGTAGTTGTGGACAGGAGTCTTGTACAG GGGGAGCTGGTGACTGCGTCGAAGGCAATCATAGAGAAGGAATATCAACCCAAAGTCATCGTCAGCACCACAGGGCCCAACCCCTTCAACAAGCTCACCGACCGAGAGCTGGAGGAGTACCGCAAGGAAGtagaaagaaagcagaagggaCCAGAAG AACCTTCAGAAGATGGCAggcaacagaaagagagaagtcCCCTTGACCCCGCTTCAGCTCGCACTCCTCCCAGCACGCCGATTAAGCTGGAGGAAG AGACACAGCAGGACCAGACCTACAAAGATGACAGTGATGCTGCAACTTTCAAGCAAACCCTCCCAGATCTCACCCCCGATGAGCCTTCAGAAGCACTCAGCTTCCCTCCCttaggaaaggaggaagggagatgtGATGAAGATGTGTCCAAAAGCCAAACAGAATCAGCTGCAGTGGAAAACAAGGAACCCCAGCCTCCTCCCGCTGAGGAGCCAGCAACCCCCAcagctgaggaggggacagcagctgaTGCAGGTAGCGATGAATCTCCAGGGAAGTCCCcatccaaaaagaaaaagaagtttcgcactccttccttcctgaagaagagcaaaaaGAAGAGTGACTCCTAA